The Solanum lycopersicum chromosome 6, SLM_r2.1 genome has a window encoding:
- the LOC101268189 gene encoding uncharacterized protein At2g39910 isoform X2, whose product MDRLSGLETVAISREKGRMLKSLNEELLLLSRPISESLSKAPYTPPEGSSVSIKSMLLSLLSDSQLEIRDFSLCCAALASAAKSTYKQLFWVPNSLSLAAASAFKDLSKAYATMAAGNHDLIKFGELDLDFKPLPNDKILAIHLIPQLLPLLKDTIKESAIDKSIDGHEISAASASVPVAYAIIAAYQFRWLISQVDYPHLGKVCSWVIPCALTALDHWSSEVKGQGMISLIYLAKNVNAAEIGWYEDVILDACCQNIASDDEIWEHVVQISVLMVTFTQKSNPRSIWYEKMLNEMLSHLERQPRNKERRVAWLQHIEPLFNGLGLILLSHFRRLFPLFFRWMHADDDRTVLLVLERIKTIVKLTWIRNSPYIERLVDELVSLFKEAALKIAREEIRKLVLQTIILIQQSKGSQFKTAWDKHKDDPDLTIIHRSLIKQQPAMVVQLGNLGGTDKVVAI is encoded by the exons atggacAGATTGTCTGGTTTGGAAACTGTAGCAATTAGCAGAGAGAAGGGAAGGATGTTGAAGTCTCTCAATGAGGAGCTGCTTCT ATTATCAAGGCCAATAAGTGAATCACTCTCCAAGGCACCTTATACTCCTCCAGAGGGTTCAAGTGTCTCTATCAAATCCATGCTACTGTCTCTTCTTTCCGACTCCCAACTCGAAATAAGGGATTTTAGCTTATGCTGTGCTGCATTGGCGTCTGCTGCCAAATCCACCTACAAGCAACTCTTTTGGGTTCCCAATTCGCTATCTCTTGCTGCTGCCTCTGCCTTCAAAGACCTATCTAAAGCTTATGCTACCATGGCTGCTGGGAATCATGACCTGATCAAATTTGGCGAGCTGGATCTTGATTTTAAGCCTCTCCCAAATGATAAAATCTTGGCCATACACTTAATCCCTCAACTCTTGCCTTTGCTAAAAGACACGATTAAAGAGAGTGCCATTGATAAATCAATTGATGGTCATGAGATATCAGCTGCAAGCGCTAGTGTTCCTGTAGCATATGCCATTATTGCTGCTTATCAGTTTAGATGGCTCATTTCTCAG GTGGATTATCCTCACCTTGGAAAAGTGTGCTCTTGGGTGATTCCATGTGCCCTAACAGCTCTTGATCACTGGTCGTCTGAAGTAAAG GGACAGGGCATGATTAGCTTAATATATCTGGCGAAAAATGTCAATGCGGCTGAGATTGGTTGGTATGAAGATGTAATTCTTGATGCTTGCTGTCAAAATATTGCTTCTGATGATGAGATATGGGAGCATGTGGTTCAAATATCTGTACTTATGGTGACCTTCACCCAGAAAAGTAATCCTCGAAGCATATG GTATGAAAAAATGTTGAATGAGATGCTGAGTCACCTAGAAAGGCAACCAAGAAACAAGGAGCGACGTGTTGCATGGCTACAACATATTGAGCCACTGTTTAATGGTCTTGGTCTTATACTGCTATCTCATTTCAGGCGACTTTTCCCCCTCTTCTTCCGGTGGATGCATGCAGATGATGACAGAACTGTTCTACTG GTTCTTGAACGGATCAAGACAATTGTAAAGTTGACATGGATAAGGAATTCTCCATACATTGAAAG GTTGGTGGATGAACTTGTTAGTCTATTCAAGGAAGCAGCGCTGAAAATTGCACGTGAAGAAATCAGAAAACTTGTTCTTCAGACTATAATTTTGATCCAACA ATCCAAGGGCTCGCAGTTCAAAACCGCTTGGGACAAGCACAAGGATGATCCTGACTTGACAATTATTCATCGTTCCCTTATTAAACAACAGCCTGCAATG GTTGTTCAATTAGGGAATCTTGGTGGAACTGATAAAGTTGTCGCCATATGA
- the LOC101268189 gene encoding uncharacterized protein At2g39910 isoform X3 — translation MLKSLNEELLLLSRPISESLSKAPYTPPEGSSVSIKSMLLSLLSDSQLEIRDFSLCCAALASAAKSTYKQLFWVPNSLSLAAASAFKDLSKAYATMAAGNHDLIKFGELDLDFKPLPNDKILAIHLIPQLLPLLKDTIKESAIDKSIDGHEISAASASVPVAYAIIAAYQFRWLISQVDYPHLGKVCSWVIPCALTALDHWSSEVKGQGMISLIYLAKNVNAAEIGWYEDVILDACCQNIASDDEIWEHVVQISVLMVTFTQKSNPRSIWYEKMLNEMLSHLERQPRNKERRVAWLQHIEPLFNGLGLILLSHFRRLFPLFFRWMHADDDRTVLLVLERIKTIVKLTWIRNSPYIERLVDELVSLFKEAALKIAREEIRKLVLQTIILIQQSKGSQFKTAWDKHKDDPDLTIIHRSLIKQQPAMVVASAVLANFLLQNDPVLI, via the exons ATGTTGAAGTCTCTCAATGAGGAGCTGCTTCT ATTATCAAGGCCAATAAGTGAATCACTCTCCAAGGCACCTTATACTCCTCCAGAGGGTTCAAGTGTCTCTATCAAATCCATGCTACTGTCTCTTCTTTCCGACTCCCAACTCGAAATAAGGGATTTTAGCTTATGCTGTGCTGCATTGGCGTCTGCTGCCAAATCCACCTACAAGCAACTCTTTTGGGTTCCCAATTCGCTATCTCTTGCTGCTGCCTCTGCCTTCAAAGACCTATCTAAAGCTTATGCTACCATGGCTGCTGGGAATCATGACCTGATCAAATTTGGCGAGCTGGATCTTGATTTTAAGCCTCTCCCAAATGATAAAATCTTGGCCATACACTTAATCCCTCAACTCTTGCCTTTGCTAAAAGACACGATTAAAGAGAGTGCCATTGATAAATCAATTGATGGTCATGAGATATCAGCTGCAAGCGCTAGTGTTCCTGTAGCATATGCCATTATTGCTGCTTATCAGTTTAGATGGCTCATTTCTCAG GTGGATTATCCTCACCTTGGAAAAGTGTGCTCTTGGGTGATTCCATGTGCCCTAACAGCTCTTGATCACTGGTCGTCTGAAGTAAAG GGACAGGGCATGATTAGCTTAATATATCTGGCGAAAAATGTCAATGCGGCTGAGATTGGTTGGTATGAAGATGTAATTCTTGATGCTTGCTGTCAAAATATTGCTTCTGATGATGAGATATGGGAGCATGTGGTTCAAATATCTGTACTTATGGTGACCTTCACCCAGAAAAGTAATCCTCGAAGCATATG GTATGAAAAAATGTTGAATGAGATGCTGAGTCACCTAGAAAGGCAACCAAGAAACAAGGAGCGACGTGTTGCATGGCTACAACATATTGAGCCACTGTTTAATGGTCTTGGTCTTATACTGCTATCTCATTTCAGGCGACTTTTCCCCCTCTTCTTCCGGTGGATGCATGCAGATGATGACAGAACTGTTCTACTG GTTCTTGAACGGATCAAGACAATTGTAAAGTTGACATGGATAAGGAATTCTCCATACATTGAAAG GTTGGTGGATGAACTTGTTAGTCTATTCAAGGAAGCAGCGCTGAAAATTGCACGTGAAGAAATCAGAAAACTTGTTCTTCAGACTATAATTTTGATCCAACA ATCCAAGGGCTCGCAGTTCAAAACCGCTTGGGACAAGCACAAGGATGATCCTGACTTGACAATTATTCATCGTTCCCTTATTAAACAACAGCCTGCAATG GTGGTAGCATCAGCTGTCTTGGCCAATTTTTTGCTGCAAAATGATCCTGTGCTTATATAA
- the LOC138349070 gene encoding uncharacterized protein, translated as MVEKIDKRIKDYLLNIRYNKWSRVHAEVNRTWMMTTNIAESVNSRTRHAKVLTVLQLLEFMRQLVQKWNNNNRSKATFSGFHLGKKYENILRRNKTALEKLKFNRMLS; from the exons ATGGTTGAGAAGATAGATAAGAGGATCAAAGATTACTTGTTGAACATTAGATACAACAAATGGTCGCGTGTGCATGCTGAAGTAAACAGAACTTGGATGATGACAACAAATATAGCAGAATCAGTCAATTCACGAACAAGACATGCCAAAGTTCTTACAGTCTTGCAACTCTTGGAATTCATGAGACAACTTGTACAGAAATGGAATAACAATAACAGATCAAAGGCGACATTTTCAGGTTTTCACCTTggaaaaaagtatgaaaatatattgCGGCGCAATAAAACTGCATTAGAGAAATTAAAG TTTAATAGAATGCTTTCTTAG
- the LOC101268189 gene encoding uncharacterized protein At2g39910 isoform X4 yields MLKSLNEELLLLSRPISESLSKAPYTPPEGSSVSIKSMLLSLLSDSQLEIRDFSLCCAALASAAKSTYKQLFWVPNSLSLAAASAFKDLSKAYATMAAGNHDLIKFGELDLDFKPLPNDKILAIHLIPQLLPLLKDTIKESAIDKSIDGHEISAASASVPVAYAIIAAYQFRWLISQVDYPHLGKVCSWVIPCALTALDHWSSEVKGQGMISLIYLAKNVNAAEIGWYEDVILDACCQNIASDDEIWEHVVQISVLMVTFTQKSNPRSIWYEKMLNEMLSHLERQPRNKERRVAWLQHIEPLFNGLGLILLSHFRRLFPLFFRWMHADDDRTVLLVLERIKTIVKLTWIRNSPYIERLVDELVSLFKEAALKIAREEIRKLVLQTIILIQQSKGSQFKTAWDKHKDDPDLTIIHRSLIKQQPAMVVQLGNLGGTDKVVAI; encoded by the exons ATGTTGAAGTCTCTCAATGAGGAGCTGCTTCT ATTATCAAGGCCAATAAGTGAATCACTCTCCAAGGCACCTTATACTCCTCCAGAGGGTTCAAGTGTCTCTATCAAATCCATGCTACTGTCTCTTCTTTCCGACTCCCAACTCGAAATAAGGGATTTTAGCTTATGCTGTGCTGCATTGGCGTCTGCTGCCAAATCCACCTACAAGCAACTCTTTTGGGTTCCCAATTCGCTATCTCTTGCTGCTGCCTCTGCCTTCAAAGACCTATCTAAAGCTTATGCTACCATGGCTGCTGGGAATCATGACCTGATCAAATTTGGCGAGCTGGATCTTGATTTTAAGCCTCTCCCAAATGATAAAATCTTGGCCATACACTTAATCCCTCAACTCTTGCCTTTGCTAAAAGACACGATTAAAGAGAGTGCCATTGATAAATCAATTGATGGTCATGAGATATCAGCTGCAAGCGCTAGTGTTCCTGTAGCATATGCCATTATTGCTGCTTATCAGTTTAGATGGCTCATTTCTCAG GTGGATTATCCTCACCTTGGAAAAGTGTGCTCTTGGGTGATTCCATGTGCCCTAACAGCTCTTGATCACTGGTCGTCTGAAGTAAAG GGACAGGGCATGATTAGCTTAATATATCTGGCGAAAAATGTCAATGCGGCTGAGATTGGTTGGTATGAAGATGTAATTCTTGATGCTTGCTGTCAAAATATTGCTTCTGATGATGAGATATGGGAGCATGTGGTTCAAATATCTGTACTTATGGTGACCTTCACCCAGAAAAGTAATCCTCGAAGCATATG GTATGAAAAAATGTTGAATGAGATGCTGAGTCACCTAGAAAGGCAACCAAGAAACAAGGAGCGACGTGTTGCATGGCTACAACATATTGAGCCACTGTTTAATGGTCTTGGTCTTATACTGCTATCTCATTTCAGGCGACTTTTCCCCCTCTTCTTCCGGTGGATGCATGCAGATGATGACAGAACTGTTCTACTG GTTCTTGAACGGATCAAGACAATTGTAAAGTTGACATGGATAAGGAATTCTCCATACATTGAAAG GTTGGTGGATGAACTTGTTAGTCTATTCAAGGAAGCAGCGCTGAAAATTGCACGTGAAGAAATCAGAAAACTTGTTCTTCAGACTATAATTTTGATCCAACA ATCCAAGGGCTCGCAGTTCAAAACCGCTTGGGACAAGCACAAGGATGATCCTGACTTGACAATTATTCATCGTTCCCTTATTAAACAACAGCCTGCAATG GTTGTTCAATTAGGGAATCTTGGTGGAACTGATAAAGTTGTCGCCATATGA
- the LOC101268189 gene encoding uncharacterized protein At2g39910 isoform X1, producing the protein MDRLSGLETVAISREKGRMLKSLNEELLLLSRPISESLSKAPYTPPEGSSVSIKSMLLSLLSDSQLEIRDFSLCCAALASAAKSTYKQLFWVPNSLSLAAASAFKDLSKAYATMAAGNHDLIKFGELDLDFKPLPNDKILAIHLIPQLLPLLKDTIKESAIDKSIDGHEISAASASVPVAYAIIAAYQFRWLISQVDYPHLGKVCSWVIPCALTALDHWSSEVKGQGMISLIYLAKNVNAAEIGWYEDVILDACCQNIASDDEIWEHVVQISVLMVTFTQKSNPRSIWYEKMLNEMLSHLERQPRNKERRVAWLQHIEPLFNGLGLILLSHFRRLFPLFFRWMHADDDRTVLLVLERIKTIVKLTWIRNSPYIERLVDELVSLFKEAALKIAREEIRKLVLQTIILIQQSKGSQFKTAWDKHKDDPDLTIIHRSLIKQQPAMVVASAVLANFLLQNDPVLI; encoded by the exons atggacAGATTGTCTGGTTTGGAAACTGTAGCAATTAGCAGAGAGAAGGGAAGGATGTTGAAGTCTCTCAATGAGGAGCTGCTTCT ATTATCAAGGCCAATAAGTGAATCACTCTCCAAGGCACCTTATACTCCTCCAGAGGGTTCAAGTGTCTCTATCAAATCCATGCTACTGTCTCTTCTTTCCGACTCCCAACTCGAAATAAGGGATTTTAGCTTATGCTGTGCTGCATTGGCGTCTGCTGCCAAATCCACCTACAAGCAACTCTTTTGGGTTCCCAATTCGCTATCTCTTGCTGCTGCCTCTGCCTTCAAAGACCTATCTAAAGCTTATGCTACCATGGCTGCTGGGAATCATGACCTGATCAAATTTGGCGAGCTGGATCTTGATTTTAAGCCTCTCCCAAATGATAAAATCTTGGCCATACACTTAATCCCTCAACTCTTGCCTTTGCTAAAAGACACGATTAAAGAGAGTGCCATTGATAAATCAATTGATGGTCATGAGATATCAGCTGCAAGCGCTAGTGTTCCTGTAGCATATGCCATTATTGCTGCTTATCAGTTTAGATGGCTCATTTCTCAG GTGGATTATCCTCACCTTGGAAAAGTGTGCTCTTGGGTGATTCCATGTGCCCTAACAGCTCTTGATCACTGGTCGTCTGAAGTAAAG GGACAGGGCATGATTAGCTTAATATATCTGGCGAAAAATGTCAATGCGGCTGAGATTGGTTGGTATGAAGATGTAATTCTTGATGCTTGCTGTCAAAATATTGCTTCTGATGATGAGATATGGGAGCATGTGGTTCAAATATCTGTACTTATGGTGACCTTCACCCAGAAAAGTAATCCTCGAAGCATATG GTATGAAAAAATGTTGAATGAGATGCTGAGTCACCTAGAAAGGCAACCAAGAAACAAGGAGCGACGTGTTGCATGGCTACAACATATTGAGCCACTGTTTAATGGTCTTGGTCTTATACTGCTATCTCATTTCAGGCGACTTTTCCCCCTCTTCTTCCGGTGGATGCATGCAGATGATGACAGAACTGTTCTACTG GTTCTTGAACGGATCAAGACAATTGTAAAGTTGACATGGATAAGGAATTCTCCATACATTGAAAG GTTGGTGGATGAACTTGTTAGTCTATTCAAGGAAGCAGCGCTGAAAATTGCACGTGAAGAAATCAGAAAACTTGTTCTTCAGACTATAATTTTGATCCAACA ATCCAAGGGCTCGCAGTTCAAAACCGCTTGGGACAAGCACAAGGATGATCCTGACTTGACAATTATTCATCGTTCCCTTATTAAACAACAGCCTGCAATG GTGGTAGCATCAGCTGTCTTGGCCAATTTTTTGCTGCAAAATGATCCTGTGCTTATATAA